In Rahnella variigena, one DNA window encodes the following:
- a CDS encoding NCS2 family permease codes for MSESSVKNVATSTQESWLQRRFHLHQRQTRVKTECLAGITGFLAAAYLLVVIPGLLAVSGMDKGAATTGVILVFVLGSLLMAFYANLPFMVGPGIGGSVLVGVTLAGDGISWPIALGIACWSGILFFVMTVFGLREVVTRSVPQSIKLGLTASIGIFVALLGFRNAGLVMANAKTHALALGDFTAPGALIALLGLMLAVGLQARKVPGAILWAILLATVAGIPFGVTHLPEQWISLPHSVAPLLGKVDLIGAINIAFLPFLFIFFASEFFSTMGTTLAVGGEAGLLDEHGNMKHINRPFMVDSVAAALGPIVGIPAATALIESSAAAEAGGKTGLTALSAAVMFLLMLLFTPVALMIPKEATAPALILIGLNMFSNLRKVDLANFTDALPVLMMVMITLISNSFGTGIAGGLLFYIIIKVVAGKVREVPLGLYILAIPLVYYFATLVHH; via the coding sequence ATGTCTGAAAGTTCTGTTAAAAACGTAGCAACCTCAACGCAGGAAAGCTGGTTGCAGCGACGCTTTCATTTACATCAGCGCCAGACCCGGGTGAAAACCGAATGTCTGGCAGGGATCACCGGATTCCTCGCCGCTGCTTATTTGCTGGTGGTGATCCCCGGTTTGCTGGCAGTGAGCGGGATGGACAAAGGCGCGGCGACAACCGGCGTGATCCTGGTATTTGTGCTGGGCTCATTACTGATGGCGTTCTACGCTAATCTGCCGTTTATGGTCGGCCCCGGCATCGGCGGTTCCGTGCTGGTCGGAGTCACGCTGGCCGGTGACGGCATCAGCTGGCCCATCGCATTAGGGATAGCCTGCTGGTCGGGTATTTTATTCTTCGTGATGACTGTTTTTGGTCTGCGGGAAGTCGTCACACGTTCTGTGCCGCAGTCCATCAAACTCGGTCTGACGGCATCGATTGGTATTTTCGTTGCCCTGCTCGGTTTTCGTAACGCCGGACTGGTGATGGCTAATGCAAAGACACATGCACTGGCGTTAGGCGATTTCACCGCGCCGGGTGCGCTGATTGCGCTGCTCGGTTTGATGCTTGCCGTGGGATTGCAGGCGCGCAAAGTACCTGGAGCAATTCTCTGGGCTATTTTACTGGCGACCGTGGCCGGTATTCCGTTTGGTGTGACGCATCTGCCGGAACAATGGATTTCCCTGCCCCACTCAGTGGCTCCGCTGTTGGGCAAAGTCGATTTGATCGGCGCGATTAATATCGCTTTCCTGCCTTTCCTGTTCATCTTCTTTGCATCAGAATTCTTCTCAACGATGGGCACAACGCTGGCGGTAGGCGGAGAAGCCGGGTTGCTTGATGAACATGGCAATATGAAGCACATCAACCGTCCATTCATGGTGGACTCTGTTGCCGCAGCGCTCGGCCCGATTGTGGGGATCCCAGCCGCAACCGCGCTGATAGAATCGTCCGCGGCTGCAGAAGCCGGAGGTAAAACAGGCCTGACGGCGCTGTCTGCCGCAGTGATGTTCCTGCTGATGCTATTGTTCACACCGGTTGCGCTGATGATCCCGAAAGAAGCGACCGCACCTGCGCTGATCCTGATTGGCCTGAACATGTTCAGTAACCTGCGCAAGGTCGATTTGGCTAACTTCACTGATGCGCTGCCGGTGCTGATGATGGTGATGATTACCCTGATTTCCAACAGCTTCGGTACCGGAATTGCCGGTGGCCTGCTGTTTTACATCATCATTAAAGTGGTGGCCGGTAAGGTGCGCGAAGTGCCTTTGGGATTGTATATACTCGCCATCCCGCTGGTGTATTACTTTGCGACGCTGGTTCATCACTAA
- a CDS encoding adenine deaminase, with protein MTENIAPLPLRQRAVQAALGKIPFDRLLINANVIDMVTGEIREADVGIIGNMIASVHPRGKFSQAENVDDLTGRYLSPGLIDTHVHIESSHLSPEKYAGIVVAQGTTTVFWDPHELANVLGVAGVQYAVESSRNLPLRVICAAPSSVPSTPGLEMSGADFHGQEMQTMLSWPEVAGVAEVMDMHGVINGSGRMLEILEAGLNSGKLIEGHARGLKDEQLQAYLAAGVTSDHELTSAQDALEKLRAGLTLQIRGSHPYLLPEIAAALLALPHLSSQITLCTDDVTPDHLLEKGGLIALVKLLISHGLRAEDVLRMATFNAAIRMQRSDLGLIAPGRTADIIAFDSLENLHPHAVYVAGNCVAKESKLLFTPAAASGVTPPLDTMRLSALIPDDFCMKIAGLTNGKARLRNIKGARFTQWSEVTVDVKDGVVQLPEGFSLIWVQHRHGRHDATPKMALLEGWGELRGAIATSYSHDSHNLVVLGRSPADMVVAANQLISSGGGMALSQNGTLLAKVDMPIAGMLSELPAEQLAEQFKNLRELSAQIADWEPPYRVFKAIEGTCLACNAGPHLTDLGLTDGGLREIVDPVLEIWPE; from the coding sequence ATGACTGAAAACATTGCTCCGTTACCCCTGCGCCAGCGCGCGGTTCAGGCTGCGTTAGGGAAAATCCCTTTTGATCGTCTGCTTATCAACGCAAACGTTATCGATATGGTGACGGGGGAAATTCGCGAAGCCGATGTCGGGATCATTGGCAATATGATTGCCAGCGTCCATCCGCGTGGAAAATTCTCTCAGGCAGAAAATGTCGATGACTTAACCGGTCGCTATCTTTCGCCGGGACTTATCGACACCCATGTGCATATCGAAAGCTCTCACCTTTCGCCGGAAAAATACGCCGGGATTGTCGTTGCTCAGGGGACGACCACCGTGTTCTGGGATCCGCACGAACTGGCAAATGTGCTGGGTGTCGCCGGTGTGCAATATGCCGTTGAGTCGAGCCGTAATTTACCTCTGCGCGTGATTTGCGCAGCCCCTTCCAGCGTACCTTCCACTCCAGGTTTAGAAATGTCCGGCGCTGACTTTCACGGTCAGGAAATGCAAACCATGCTGAGCTGGCCGGAAGTCGCCGGGGTTGCAGAAGTCATGGATATGCACGGCGTGATTAATGGCAGCGGGCGGATGCTGGAAATTCTCGAGGCCGGTTTAAACAGCGGCAAACTGATCGAAGGCCATGCCCGCGGGCTGAAAGATGAACAGTTGCAAGCCTATCTGGCGGCTGGCGTCACCTCTGATCACGAACTGACTTCTGCGCAAGATGCACTGGAAAAACTGCGCGCCGGTCTGACGCTGCAAATCCGCGGCTCGCATCCTTATCTTCTGCCGGAGATCGCTGCTGCGTTGCTGGCGCTGCCACATCTTTCCTCACAGATTACGCTGTGTACTGATGATGTTACGCCCGATCATCTGCTGGAAAAAGGCGGGCTGATTGCGTTAGTCAAGTTGCTAATTTCACACGGGTTACGTGCCGAAGATGTGTTGCGCATGGCGACTTTCAACGCCGCTATACGCATGCAACGTTCAGATTTAGGGCTGATTGCACCAGGCCGTACGGCAGATATCATCGCGTTTGATTCATTGGAAAATCTGCATCCGCACGCCGTATACGTGGCCGGAAATTGTGTGGCAAAAGAGAGCAAACTTCTCTTCACGCCAGCGGCGGCCAGTGGAGTGACACCTCCTCTTGACACAATGCGGCTCAGCGCACTTATTCCAGACGACTTCTGCATGAAAATTGCTGGGCTGACAAACGGCAAAGCCCGTCTGCGTAATATCAAAGGCGCACGCTTTACACAGTGGAGCGAAGTGACCGTTGACGTCAAAGACGGCGTGGTACAACTCCCGGAAGGCTTCAGCCTGATTTGGGTACAGCACCGCCACGGGCGGCACGACGCCACCCCCAAAATGGCATTACTGGAGGGCTGGGGAGAACTGCGCGGAGCGATTGCCACTTCCTACTCGCACGATTCCCATAATCTGGTGGTACTGGGACGTTCCCCCGCAGATATGGTTGTGGCGGCGAATCAGCTCATCTCCAGCGGCGGCGGAATGGCACTCAGCCAAAACGGCACATTGCTGGCTAAAGTGGATATGCCCATTGCCGGAATGCTCTCTGAATTGCCAGCGGAACAACTGGCTGAACAATTCAAAAACTTGCGTGAACTCAGCGCACAGATAGCCGACTGGGAACCCCCTTACCGCGTTTTCAAAGCCATCGAAGGCACATGTCTGGCGTGTAATGCCGGGCCGCATCTGACTGACTTAGGTCTCACTGACGGCGGACTGCGTGAAATCGTCGACCCGGTTCTGGAAATCTGGCCGGAATAA
- a CDS encoding LysR family transcriptional regulator, producing the protein MMSEPWRRLPALSLKQIQYFVTLAQLRSFTDTANRLAISQPALSSALRQIESVLGGKLLNRTAQGVSLTEQGEAVLPYAERLLNTAHSAFDDMQQIMRQGGDGTLRIGLVPSVSTLLFPVVPQLLSEYFPDMRVEFHDLTNDALLLELENGSVDFGIGATDSTVPDSVAIYPLLEDPFVAVIRRDDPLSEGHNIPWRQLAKRDIALFSKGNVSRLVSSLIESNRLNLRVSYRVDFQETLYGLVRSRLALAILPELYTATLNDDELTVIHLQQPTLSRTVAMMRKPAPLRSPKTEQCFQFLLQTFHRQIKEKAERNI; encoded by the coding sequence ATCATGTCTGAACCCTGGCGCCGGTTGCCTGCGCTCTCCCTTAAGCAAATTCAATACTTTGTAACGCTGGCGCAGTTACGCAGTTTCACCGACACGGCGAACCGTCTGGCGATCAGTCAGCCAGCTTTAAGCAGCGCACTGCGGCAAATTGAATCAGTGCTGGGGGGAAAATTATTAAACCGCACCGCTCAGGGAGTCAGCCTGACCGAACAGGGCGAAGCTGTTTTACCTTATGCAGAAAGGCTACTGAATACAGCGCATAGTGCCTTCGATGATATGCAACAAATTATGCGGCAGGGGGGTGATGGAACTTTACGTATCGGATTAGTGCCTTCAGTCAGTACGTTGTTATTCCCGGTCGTTCCGCAGTTATTATCGGAATATTTCCCTGATATGCGTGTGGAATTTCATGACCTGACAAACGATGCATTATTACTGGAACTGGAGAACGGATCTGTGGATTTTGGTATTGGTGCGACCGACAGCACGGTGCCGGATTCTGTCGCGATATATCCGCTGCTGGAAGACCCTTTTGTGGCGGTGATCCGGCGCGATGATCCCTTATCAGAAGGTCATAATATTCCCTGGAGACAACTGGCTAAAAGGGATATTGCTTTGTTTTCAAAAGGAAATGTTAGCAGGCTGGTGAGTTCATTGATTGAAAGTAACAGGCTGAATTTGCGGGTGAGTTATCGAGTGGATTTTCAGGAGACGTTATATGGTTTAGTTCGTTCACGTCTGGCTCTGGCGATATTACCAGAGTTATATACTGCAACACTTAATGATGATGAATTAACAGTGATTCATCTGCAGCAACCCACATTAAGTCGTACAGTTGCGATGATGCGTAAGCCTGCGCCTCTGCGCTCGCCTAAAACAGAACAATGTTTCCAGTTTCTTTTACAAACATTTCACCGGCAGATCAAAGAGAAAGCAGAAAGAAATATCTGA
- a CDS encoding HHA domain-containing protein: MNKIDYLMRLRKCTTIDTLERVIEKNKYELSDDELELFYSAADHRLAELTMNKLYDKIPVSVWKFVR; the protein is encoded by the coding sequence ATGAACAAAATCGACTATTTGATGCGTTTAAGAAAATGCACCACTATTGATACACTTGAACGTGTCATTGAAAAGAATAAGTATGAACTGTCCGACGACGAGCTGGAATTGTTTTACTCAGCAGCTGATCATCGTTTAGCGGAGCTAACGATGAACAAGCTGTACGATAAAATCCCGGTATCAGTCTGGAAATTTGTACGCTGA
- the tomB gene encoding Hha toxicity modulator TomB, which translates to MDEYSPKRHDIAQLRYLNEMLYDEGIATLGDSHHGWVNDPTSAVNLQLNELIEHIASFVMSFKIKYPDDTHLSDLVEEYLDDTYTLFSNYGINDSDLRQWQKTKKRLFRMFSGDYICTLMKT; encoded by the coding sequence ATGGATGAGTACTCGCCTAAGCGGCACGATATCGCTCAGTTACGCTACCTGAATGAAATGTTGTACGATGAAGGCATCGCGACACTGGGTGACAGTCACCACGGTTGGGTCAACGACCCCACTTCTGCTGTTAACCTGCAGCTCAATGAACTGATTGAGCACATTGCATCCTTTGTGATGAGCTTTAAAATTAAGTATCCGGACGATACCCATTTAAGTGATCTGGTTGAAGAGTATCTGGATGATACCTACACCCTGTTCAGCAATTATGGAATTAACGATTCTGATTTACGCCAATGGCAAAAGACCAAGAAGCGATTATTCAGAATGTTCTCAGGGGACTACATCTGTACCCTAATGAAGACTTGA
- a CDS encoding metal ABC transporter ATP-binding protein: protein MGRNLLGNIATMIFVNNVEVGYDRRAVAMPISGQFLSGSLTAVIGANGAGKSTFLKTLAGLQQAVAGNITFTGGKRPRLAYLPQQAELDRGFPISVFDLVAMGCWPQSGLFGGINQQSATAVTQALETVGMTEMSHLPVGSLSGGQLQRTLFARLLVQQAPLIMLDEPFTGIDTQTTELLLKVIAQWHQEGKTVIAVLHDISMVARHFPHVLYLSAQQNLWGTAHDVLGHFPHQAHACISTEPFSLVAGAANS from the coding sequence ATGGGCCGCAATTTACTGGGCAATATCGCTACCATGATTTTTGTTAATAATGTTGAAGTCGGCTATGACCGCCGGGCGGTTGCGATGCCGATCAGCGGGCAGTTTCTTTCGGGCTCACTGACGGCGGTTATCGGGGCTAACGGGGCGGGTAAATCCACTTTCCTCAAAACGCTGGCTGGCCTTCAGCAGGCGGTTGCGGGCAATATTACCTTCACCGGCGGAAAGCGTCCGCGTCTGGCCTATTTACCGCAGCAGGCGGAATTGGATCGCGGTTTTCCGATCAGCGTATTCGACCTGGTCGCCATGGGGTGCTGGCCGCAAAGCGGACTTTTTGGCGGCATAAATCAGCAGTCAGCCACCGCAGTAACTCAGGCGCTTGAGACGGTCGGGATGACTGAAATGTCGCATTTGCCCGTAGGTTCGCTTTCTGGTGGTCAGCTGCAACGCACTTTATTCGCGCGATTACTGGTGCAACAGGCGCCTCTTATCATGCTTGATGAACCTTTTACCGGCATCGATACCCAGACAACGGAACTGCTGCTCAAGGTGATTGCGCAGTGGCATCAGGAAGGCAAAACCGTCATTGCGGTTTTACATGATATCTCAATGGTTGCCCGGCATTTTCCTCATGTGCTTTACCTCAGCGCGCAACAGAATCTGTGGGGAACGGCGCACGACGTATTGGGTCACTTCCCGCATCAGGCGCATGCCTGTATTTCGACCGAACCTTTTTCTCTCGTCGCGGGAGCCGCCAATTCATGA
- a CDS encoding metal ABC transporter permease produces MMLFHLLADPFIEFGFMRRALIACIALSISATPLGVFLLLRRMSLVGDALSHAVLPGAAIGYLISGMSLVAMGIGGFIAGLAVAMLSGLVSRRTQLKEDASFAGFYLGSLALGVTLVSLRGSSVDLLHVLFGSILAIDSSAMIMVGIITSVSLLVLACIYRALVIESFDSLFLRVSAGKWLAAIHGIFLALVVVNLVAGFQILGTLMSVGLMMLPAASARFWAQDLPHTLLSAMIIGVIASIVGLIWSYYASLPAGPAIVLSATVIFFISVLFGKRGGMLTASRT; encoded by the coding sequence ATGATGCTTTTTCATTTACTGGCCGATCCCTTTATTGAGTTTGGTTTCATGCGCCGCGCGTTAATTGCCTGTATCGCATTATCCATCAGCGCCACGCCTCTGGGCGTTTTCCTGCTATTACGCCGGATGAGTCTGGTGGGAGACGCACTTTCCCACGCCGTATTACCGGGTGCGGCTATCGGTTATCTGATTTCAGGAATGTCGCTGGTCGCCATGGGAATTGGCGGTTTTATTGCAGGACTTGCAGTGGCAATGCTGTCAGGCCTGGTGAGCCGCCGCACGCAATTAAAAGAAGATGCCAGTTTTGCCGGTTTCTATCTGGGATCGCTCGCGCTGGGTGTGACGCTGGTTTCCCTGCGCGGTTCCAGTGTTGATCTGCTACACGTTCTTTTTGGCTCCATTCTCGCTATCGATTCCTCAGCAATGATTATGGTCGGCATTATTACCAGTGTGTCATTGCTGGTGCTGGCCTGTATTTATCGCGCCCTGGTCATAGAATCTTTCGATTCACTGTTTTTACGGGTCAGCGCAGGGAAATGGCTGGCGGCGATACATGGGATTTTCCTGGCGCTGGTCGTTGTGAACCTTGTTGCCGGCTTCCAGATCCTCGGCACGCTGATGTCCGTCGGTTTGATGATGTTACCCGCGGCCAGCGCACGTTTCTGGGCGCAGGATTTACCCCATACCTTGCTGAGCGCCATGATTATCGGTGTGATCGCCAGTATCGTCGGGCTTATCTGGTCTTATTATGCTTCGCTGCCCGCAGGCCCGGCTATCGTCCTCAGCGCGACGGTGATCTTCTTTATTTCAGTTTTATTTGGAAAGCGGGGCGGGATGTTAACGGCTTCGCGAACTTAA
- a CDS encoding metal ABC transporter substrate-binding protein has protein sequence MKVLPVSLAAAALLSSPLAMAKTVDAVASFSILGDIVQEVGGEHVKVTTLVGPDGDPHSFEPSPKDSKAINASDVVFVSGLGLEGWIDRLVTASGYKGHLVTASEGVNSRKMEEDGKQITDPHAWNSMANGVIYATNVMNALIKADPEDADYFRQRGTAYIEQLQKLDAWAKTEFTGIPQSKRKVLTSHDAFGYFGQEYHVSFMAPVGFSTEAEASASGVASLIKQIKAEKVKTYFIENQTDPRLVKQIAAASGAQPGGELYPEALSGPQGPATTYIKAFKHNVETIVASMK, from the coding sequence ATGAAAGTATTACCTGTATCACTCGCAGCAGCTGCCCTGCTGTCGAGCCCGCTGGCTATGGCGAAAACCGTGGATGCGGTGGCCAGTTTTTCTATTCTCGGGGATATCGTTCAGGAAGTGGGCGGCGAGCACGTTAAAGTGACGACGCTAGTCGGACCTGACGGTGATCCGCACAGCTTTGAGCCTTCGCCGAAAGACAGTAAGGCGATTAACGCGTCTGATGTCGTTTTCGTCAGTGGCTTAGGTCTGGAGGGGTGGATCGATCGTCTGGTGACGGCTTCCGGTTACAAAGGTCATTTGGTGACGGCATCTGAAGGTGTTAATTCCCGTAAAATGGAAGAAGACGGCAAACAAATTACCGATCCGCACGCCTGGAACAGCATGGCGAACGGCGTGATTTATGCGACCAATGTGATGAATGCGCTGATCAAAGCCGATCCGGAAGATGCTGACTATTTCCGCCAGCGCGGAACCGCCTATATTGAGCAGTTACAGAAGCTTGATGCGTGGGCCAAAACTGAATTCACCGGCATCCCTCAGTCAAAGCGTAAAGTGCTGACCAGCCATGATGCTTTCGGTTATTTTGGTCAGGAATACCATGTCAGCTTTATGGCACCGGTCGGCTTTTCTACCGAAGCGGAGGCCAGCGCCAGCGGAGTCGCGTCGCTGATTAAGCAGATCAAAGCGGAGAAGGTGAAAACGTACTTCATCGAAAATCAAACCGATCCGCGTCTGGTGAAACAGATTGCTGCGGCGAGCGGCGCGCAACCTGGTGGTGAGCTGTATCCTGAAGCACTTTCAGGCCCGCAAGGCCCGGCCACGACGTATATCAAAGCGTTTAAGCATAACGTTGAGACGATCGTTGCCAGCATGAAATAA
- the ykgO gene encoding type B 50S ribosomal protein L36, with the protein MQVLSSLRSAKNRHPDCRVVRRKGRIYVICKSNPRFKAVQGRKKKR; encoded by the coding sequence ATGCAGGTTCTGAGTTCATTACGTTCGGCAAAAAATCGTCATCCGGATTGTCGCGTGGTTCGCCGTAAAGGCCGGATTTATGTGATCTGTAAAAGCAATCCGCGTTTTAAAGCCGTGCAGGGCAGAAAGAAAAAGCGTTAA
- a CDS encoding type B 50S ribosomal protein L31, whose amino-acid sequence MKPAIHPAYRTVVFHDTSANEYFKVGSTISTDRTIELEGATYPYITIEVSSASHPYYTGKQKEYSKEGSTARFNQRFGSFLGKK is encoded by the coding sequence ATGAAACCCGCTATCCATCCTGCGTATCGCACCGTGGTTTTCCACGACACCAGTGCTAATGAATACTTCAAGGTCGGTTCAACCATCTCGACAGACCGCACCATTGAGCTGGAAGGTGCAACCTACCCTTACATCACGATTGAAGTTTCTTCCGCTTCCCATCCGTATTACACCGGTAAGCAGAAAGAGTATTCAAAAGAAGGCAGCACCGCGCGATTCAATCAACGCTTCGGCAGCTTCCTCGGTAAAAAGTAA